One part of the Prochlorococcus marinus str. MIT 9313 genome encodes these proteins:
- a CDS encoding chlorophyll a/b-binding protein gives MTSSTNVITEDGGRQNMYASEPRMQIDPEYTAFSKEAELANGRGAMIGFLSAVVAYLFTGQILPGIF, from the coding sequence ATGACCTCTTCTACAAATGTCATCACTGAAGACGGTGGACGTCAGAACATGTATGCAAGCGAACCTCGCATGCAAATTGATCCTGAATACACCGCTTTTAGTAAAGAAGCAGAACTGGCCAACGGACGTGGGGCAATGATTGGCTTCTTGTCTGCTGTCGTGGCTTATTTATTCACAGGGCAAATCTTACCCGGCATTTTTTGA
- a CDS encoding high light inducible protein has product MKKTPKTNRVENQKLTAERVNGMAAMMGFWAAVGAYLTTGQIIPGVV; this is encoded by the coding sequence ATGAAAAAAACACCCAAGACCAATAGGGTCGAAAATCAGAAGTTAACCGCTGAGCGTGTTAATGGAATGGCCGCAATGATGGGATTTTGGGCTGCGGTCGGAGCATATCTAACGACAGGCCAAATTATTCCTGGTGTGGTTTAA
- the polA gene encoding DNA polymerase I, with the protein MPEAANKPLLLLVDGHSLAFRSFYAFSKGGEGGLATKDGTPTSVTYGFLKALLDNCKGLSPQGIVIAFDTAEPTFRHQADVNYKANRDVAPDIFFQDLKQLQEILENNLQLPLCLAPGYEADDVLGTLANQASRDGWGVRILSGDRDLFQLVDDQRDIAVLYMGGGPYAKNSGPSLIDEAGVLSKLGVAPSKVVELKALTGDSSDNIPGVKGVGPKTAITLLKENGDLDGIYNALAEVEAEGEKASRGAIKGALKSKLSNDRDNAYLSLHLAEILVDIPLPKAPRLELGSVDNDGLTDRLSALELNSLVRQVPSFVATFSSGGFKANRHELEPSRSATSAAEPESSTETKASNDNELPALEPQLITNPEELQELVKRLMGCRDRLKPVAIDTETTALNPFCAELVGLGVCWGEGLQDLAYIPIGHHPPAALLDADAACQLPLEAVLKAIAPWLASNDHPKALQNAKYDRLILLRHGLALEGVVMDTLLADYLRDAAAKHGLEVMAEREFKITPTGFSELVGKGQTFADVAIPTASLYCGMDVHLTRRLAIRLRAQLENMGAQLLPLLEQVEQPLEPVLALMEATGIRIDLPYLKELSIELGNTLEKLEQQAQEAAGVNFNLASPKQLGELLFETLGLNRKKSRRTKTGWSTDANVLEKLEADHPVVPLVLEHRVLSKLRSTYVDALPQLVESETGRVHTDFNQAVTATGRLSSSNPNLQNIPIRTEFSRRIRKAFLPQENWKLLSADYSQIELRILTHLSGEEVLQEAFRNGDDVHALTARLLLDKDEVSEDERRLGKTINFGVIYGMGAQRFSRSTGLSQAEAKDFLSRYKQRYAKVFTFLELQERLALSKGYVETLLGRRRPFHFDRNGLGRLLGKDPMDIDLDVARRGGMEAQQLRAAANAPIQGSSADIIKVAMVQLQQQLTAADLPARLLLQVHDELVLEVDPTALEDVQQLVMQTMEKAVELSVPLVVETGTGDNWMDAK; encoded by the coding sequence ATGCCTGAGGCTGCTAACAAGCCACTGTTGCTGCTGGTGGATGGCCACTCGCTGGCCTTCCGCAGCTTTTATGCCTTCAGCAAAGGTGGCGAAGGGGGATTGGCGACAAAAGACGGTACCCCTACCAGCGTTACCTATGGCTTCCTAAAAGCCCTGCTGGACAACTGCAAGGGTCTTAGCCCGCAAGGGATTGTGATCGCCTTTGATACAGCTGAGCCAACCTTCCGCCATCAAGCAGACGTCAACTACAAGGCCAATCGTGATGTTGCACCAGACATTTTTTTCCAGGACCTCAAACAACTGCAAGAGATCCTTGAAAACAACCTGCAACTTCCCCTTTGCCTTGCCCCTGGCTATGAAGCCGATGATGTGCTCGGCACCCTCGCCAACCAAGCGAGCAGAGATGGTTGGGGTGTACGCATCCTCTCCGGCGACCGTGACCTCTTTCAGCTGGTTGATGATCAGCGCGACATTGCCGTGCTCTATATGGGCGGTGGACCGTACGCCAAAAACAGTGGTCCCAGCCTGATCGATGAAGCTGGGGTGCTCAGCAAACTTGGAGTCGCACCAAGCAAGGTGGTTGAGCTCAAGGCCCTCACTGGCGACAGCTCTGACAACATCCCCGGGGTCAAAGGTGTGGGTCCTAAAACAGCCATCACCCTTCTTAAGGAGAATGGCGATCTAGATGGCATCTACAACGCGCTGGCTGAAGTGGAAGCAGAAGGCGAGAAAGCCAGCCGCGGTGCCATTAAAGGAGCACTCAAAAGCAAGCTCAGCAACGATCGTGATAACGCCTATCTGTCGCTCCATCTCGCAGAGATCCTGGTCGATATCCCCCTACCAAAAGCGCCACGCCTAGAGCTAGGCAGCGTTGACAACGATGGACTCACTGACCGCCTGAGCGCCTTGGAACTCAACAGCCTGGTGCGCCAAGTACCAAGTTTCGTGGCCACCTTCTCCAGCGGGGGATTCAAAGCCAATCGCCACGAACTTGAACCATCCAGATCTGCGACAAGCGCAGCAGAACCTGAATCTTCAACAGAAACAAAGGCTTCAAACGACAACGAACTACCGGCGCTAGAGCCACAACTGATTACCAATCCAGAAGAGCTGCAAGAGCTTGTCAAACGGCTGATGGGCTGTCGAGATCGCCTCAAGCCAGTGGCAATCGACACAGAAACAACCGCCCTCAATCCCTTTTGCGCTGAACTGGTGGGCTTAGGCGTCTGTTGGGGTGAGGGGCTGCAAGACCTGGCCTACATCCCGATCGGACACCATCCGCCTGCCGCACTACTGGATGCAGACGCTGCATGCCAACTCCCCCTAGAGGCAGTGCTCAAAGCGATAGCTCCTTGGTTGGCGAGTAACGACCACCCCAAAGCACTGCAGAACGCCAAATACGACAGGCTCATCCTTTTGCGCCATGGACTCGCCCTCGAGGGGGTCGTGATGGACACGTTGCTGGCCGACTACCTCCGTGATGCCGCCGCCAAACACGGCCTGGAAGTGATGGCAGAACGTGAATTCAAGATCACGCCAACCGGCTTCAGCGAGCTGGTTGGCAAGGGCCAAACCTTTGCTGATGTCGCAATCCCAACGGCCAGCCTCTACTGCGGCATGGACGTGCATCTCACCCGACGACTTGCCATCCGACTGAGAGCGCAACTTGAGAACATGGGAGCCCAGCTGCTTCCCCTACTGGAGCAAGTTGAGCAACCCCTAGAACCGGTTTTGGCGCTGATGGAAGCCACCGGTATCCGCATCGACCTGCCTTATTTAAAGGAACTCTCGATTGAACTTGGCAACACCCTGGAGAAACTTGAGCAACAAGCCCAAGAGGCCGCAGGGGTGAACTTCAATCTGGCCTCCCCCAAGCAATTGGGAGAACTGCTATTCGAAACACTTGGGCTCAATCGCAAAAAATCCAGGCGCACCAAAACGGGCTGGAGCACCGATGCCAACGTGCTGGAAAAACTCGAAGCTGATCATCCCGTGGTGCCGTTGGTGCTGGAGCACAGAGTGCTCAGCAAACTGCGCAGCACCTACGTGGATGCCTTGCCGCAGCTTGTGGAATCAGAAACCGGCAGGGTGCACACCGATTTCAACCAAGCGGTTACGGCAACAGGCCGGCTGAGTAGCAGCAACCCCAACCTGCAAAACATCCCCATCCGCACGGAATTCAGCAGACGAATCCGCAAGGCTTTTCTTCCCCAAGAGAACTGGAAACTGCTCAGTGCGGACTATTCACAGATCGAATTGCGCATCCTCACCCACCTCTCTGGAGAGGAGGTTTTGCAAGAGGCCTTCCGCAATGGCGATGACGTACACGCTCTCACTGCAAGGTTGCTCCTCGATAAAGATGAGGTGAGTGAAGATGAACGCCGACTCGGCAAAACCATCAACTTCGGCGTGATCTATGGCATGGGCGCCCAACGCTTTTCACGTTCAACTGGCCTTAGCCAAGCGGAGGCCAAAGACTTCCTTAGCCGTTACAAACAGCGCTACGCGAAAGTGTTTACCTTCCTCGAACTGCAAGAGCGGCTTGCACTCAGCAAAGGCTATGTAGAAACCCTGTTAGGGCGGCGGCGGCCCTTCCATTTCGATCGCAACGGATTAGGCCGATTGCTGGGCAAAGATCCAATGGACATTGATCTCGACGTAGCCCGCCGCGGTGGCATGGAAGCCCAACAGCTCAGGGCGGCAGCCAATGCACCGATCCAGGGTTCCAGTGCCGACATCATCAAAGTGGCGATGGTGCAGTTGCAACAACAGCTAACGGCAGCAGATCTACCGGCACGCCTGCTGCTGCAGGTGCACGACGAACTGGTGTTAGAAGTAGACCCCACCGCACTTGAAGATGTTCAGCAGTTGGTGATGCAAACGATGGAAAAGGC
- the ychF gene encoding redox-regulated ATPase YchF encodes MLKAGIVGLPNVGKSTLFNALVANAQAQAANFPFCTIEPNVGSVAVPDERLQLLCDLSKSKEMIPTRMEFVDIAGLVKGASEGEGLGNKFLANIREVDAIVHVVRCFEDEDVIHVSGSVDPSRDAEVINLELGFADLSQIEKRRLRLKKQTRTSNDAQFEDAALERIQSVLEQGGAARAVELSDEEAKIIKPLGLLTAKPIIYATNVSEDDLAGGNAYCEEVTTLATREGAECVRISAQVEAELIELGEAERIDYLEGLGVSEGGLKSLIKATYRLLGLRTYFTTGEKETRAWTFKAGMTAPQTAGVIHTDFERGFIRAQTIAYQKLLEAGSFAEARNKGWLRSEGKDYVVEEGDVMEFLFNV; translated from the coding sequence ATGCTTAAAGCCGGAATTGTTGGACTACCCAATGTGGGTAAGTCCACGCTTTTCAATGCACTTGTGGCCAACGCGCAGGCTCAAGCTGCCAATTTTCCCTTCTGCACCATTGAACCGAATGTGGGCAGTGTTGCGGTACCTGATGAGCGCTTGCAGCTGCTTTGCGATCTAAGTAAGAGCAAGGAGATGATTCCAACGCGCATGGAGTTTGTTGATATCGCTGGTTTGGTCAAGGGGGCTAGTGAGGGAGAGGGGTTGGGCAACAAATTTCTTGCCAATATTCGCGAGGTTGACGCCATCGTGCATGTGGTGCGTTGCTTTGAAGACGAGGATGTGATCCATGTCTCTGGATCAGTGGATCCTTCTAGGGATGCTGAGGTCATCAACCTTGAACTCGGCTTTGCAGATCTCAGTCAGATCGAGAAACGGCGCTTGCGCTTGAAAAAACAGACGCGCACAAGCAATGACGCCCAGTTCGAAGATGCTGCGCTTGAGCGGATTCAATCTGTGCTTGAGCAAGGTGGTGCTGCTCGTGCTGTAGAGCTCAGTGATGAAGAAGCGAAAATCATTAAACCGCTTGGCCTACTAACGGCTAAGCCAATTATTTACGCCACCAATGTGAGCGAAGACGATCTTGCCGGCGGCAATGCCTACTGTGAGGAGGTGACGACCTTGGCGACGCGTGAGGGTGCTGAATGCGTGCGCATTTCAGCTCAGGTGGAAGCTGAGTTAATTGAACTCGGCGAAGCAGAGCGTATTGATTACCTAGAAGGCCTCGGAGTGAGTGAGGGGGGGCTGAAGAGTTTGATCAAGGCGACCTATCGGCTTCTAGGTCTTCGTACTTACTTCACCACTGGGGAGAAGGAAACCCGTGCTTGGACGTTTAAGGCCGGCATGACAGCGCCGCAGACAGCTGGTGTGATCCATACTGACTTCGAGCGTGGTTTCATACGTGCTCAAACCATTGCTTACCAGAAGTTGCTTGAGGCCGGTTCCTTTGCTGAAGCACGCAACAAGGGTTGGCTGCGTAGTGAGGGTAAGGACTACGTCGTAGAGGAGGGTGATGTTATGGAGTTTCTCTTTAACGTCTAG
- a CDS encoding efflux RND transporter periplasmic adaptor subunit: MASTKASPISAHQEQGLVHLTQLKGALGQRKRLISLSAAVVLITAGGMAWRFSPQQRLGRDLSNYTVETERGTLPGIVSANGELQAKRSVNVSPKKAGLLKELYVDQGDEVKKGEVLARMDSGDYNDRLDEAKALERKEQAEYETRKADHERRDNLYQQGAISADDASKYRRLYLTSRANLAAAQERVQQRITEGSELLIRAPFSGVITARYAEPGAFVTPTTAASATAGASSSSLVELSEGMEVNAKVPESDIGRIRIGQNASVRVDAFPEQRFMARVSEIAPRAAKTENVISFAVKLNLIKPSPQLLIGMSADVDFQTGKTAPTTLVPTVAIVTEKGKPGVLLVGQKNQPRFQAVELGTSSGSKTAILSGLKPGTRIFIDLPPWAKTKRD; this comes from the coding sequence ATGGCCAGTACAAAGGCCTCGCCCATATCGGCACATCAGGAGCAGGGATTGGTCCATCTCACACAACTCAAAGGTGCTTTAGGGCAACGCAAACGCTTGATCAGCCTCAGTGCAGCTGTGGTGCTAATCACTGCAGGGGGGATGGCATGGAGGTTCAGCCCCCAGCAGCGCTTGGGTCGCGATCTCAGCAATTACACCGTAGAAACCGAGAGGGGCACCCTTCCTGGGATCGTGAGCGCCAACGGCGAATTGCAGGCGAAGCGGAGCGTGAATGTCAGTCCCAAAAAAGCAGGTTTGCTGAAAGAGCTCTATGTCGATCAAGGCGACGAGGTCAAAAAGGGAGAGGTGCTCGCTCGCATGGATAGTGGCGACTACAACGACCGCTTAGATGAAGCGAAGGCCCTTGAAAGAAAAGAGCAAGCTGAATACGAAACGAGAAAAGCAGACCATGAGCGGCGCGACAACCTCTACCAACAAGGAGCCATCTCAGCCGACGACGCGAGCAAATATCGCCGCCTCTACCTAACCAGCCGCGCCAACCTTGCCGCCGCACAAGAGCGTGTTCAACAACGCATTACTGAAGGGAGCGAACTGCTGATCAGAGCACCCTTCAGTGGTGTGATCACAGCCCGTTATGCGGAGCCAGGAGCCTTTGTGACCCCAACAACAGCAGCCTCTGCAACTGCCGGCGCCAGCAGCTCCTCCCTGGTTGAACTCTCAGAAGGAATGGAGGTGAACGCCAAAGTGCCCGAAAGCGACATCGGCCGCATCCGCATCGGCCAAAATGCCAGCGTGCGTGTTGACGCCTTCCCAGAACAACGTTTTATGGCCCGCGTCAGCGAGATCGCCCCGAGGGCAGCAAAAACTGAGAATGTCATCTCTTTCGCAGTCAAGCTCAACCTGATCAAGCCTTCGCCCCAACTGCTAATAGGCATGTCCGCAGACGTGGATTTTCAAACGGGCAAGACTGCACCCACCACGTTGGTTCCCACCGTGGCGATTGTGACTGAAAAGGGCAAACCTGGAGTGCTTCTTGTGGGCCAAAAAAATCAACCACGCTTTCAAGCGGTGGAACTAGGCACCAGTAGTGGCAGCAAAACAGCCATCCTGAGCGGGCTAAAGCCCGGCACGCGAATTTTTATCGATCTGCCCCCATGGGCCAAAACAAAACGCGACTGA